The genomic stretch GGGGGATGCACTAAAAAGCTTTTCATCTCGCGCGGTGCCTCTCGTACCATCCCCACTCCTTCTTGGAGCCGAAAGCCCTGACTCCCTTTTTTACGAGCGTTATCCTCAGCTCCTTGGCCATTTCGTGGGTTATTTCCCCTCGATCCTCCATCCAGTTTATTATCTCAAGCGCCTCGTCGTCGGTCTCGCATCTCCTCAGAAAGTCTATGACGGTGGGGTTGTATCCGGAGAAATCCCGCGCTTCCTCATCGATGGCCTTCTTCTCGTCGGTTCTGTAAGCGTCTATCGGGACCCCATCCTCCTCCAGCTCCCTCGCCAGGGCAGGGAAACGCTCCTCAAACTCCCCCCTGTCGTATTCCTGCCAGGCAA from Thermococcus sp. 21S7 encodes the following:
- a CDS encoding DUF2095 family protein encodes the protein MEEKKKKRPVDEFAWQEYDRGEFEERFPALARELEEDGVPIDAYRTDEKKAIDEEARDFSGYNPTVIDFLRRCETDDEALEIINWMEDRGEITHEMAKELRITLVKKGVRAFGSKKEWGWYERHRAR